Proteins from one Capricornis sumatraensis isolate serow.1 chromosome 2, serow.2, whole genome shotgun sequence genomic window:
- the LOC138074213 gene encoding olfactory receptor 6B3-like → MRGENVMQVGAFILVGFPAAPRLQHLLFLLFLLTYLFVLVENLAIILTVWGSPSLHRPMYYFLGSMSFLELWYVCDIIPKMLDGFLLQRRRISFVGCMAQLYFFSSLVCTECVRLASMAYDRYVAICHPLRYQAIMTTGLCVQLVAFSFMSGFTVSVIKVYFISGATFCGSNVLNHFFCDISPILRLACMDYSTAELVDFVLAFLILVLPLGATVLSYGHVTLAVLRMPSATGRWRAFSTCASHLTVVTIFYTAMIFMYVRPQAIDSRSSNKLISAVYTVLTPIINPLIYCLRNKEFKGAFKRLWS, encoded by the coding sequence ATGAGGGGGGAGAATGTGATGCAGGTCGGCGCCTTCATCCTGGTGGGCTTCCCCGCAGCTCCCCGGCTGCAGCAcctgctcttcctcctcttcctgctcaCCTACCTCTTCGTGCTGGTGGAGAACCTGGCCATCATCCTCACCGTCTGGGGCAGCCCCTCCCTCCACAGGCCCATGTACTACTTTCTGGGCTCCATGTCTTTCTTGGAGCTCTGGTATGTGTGTGACATCATCCCCAAGATGCTGGACGGCTTCCTCCTGCAGAGGAGGCGCATCTCCTTCGTGGGCTGCATGGCCCAGCTCTACTTCTTCAGCTCCCTGGTGTGCACCGAGTGTGTGCGCCTGGCCTCCATGGCCTACgaccgctacgtggccatctgcCACCCTCTGCGCTACCAAGCCATCATGACCACGGGGCTGTGTGTCCAGTTGGTGGCCTTCTCCTTCATGAGTGGCTTCACCGTCTCCGTGATCAAGGTCTACTTTATCTCCGGTGCCACATTCTGTGGTTCCAACGTCCTGAACCACTTCTTCTGCGACATCTCCCCCATTCTCAGACTGGCCTGCATGGACTACTCGACCGCAGAGCTGGTCGACTTCGTCCTGGCCTTCCTCATCCTGGTGCTCCCGCTCGGGGCCACTGTGCTGTCCTACGGGCACGTCACCCTGGCCGTGCTGCGCATGCCCTCGGCCACGGGCCGCTGGAGAGCCTTCTCCACCTGCGCGTCTCACCTCACCGTGGTCACCATCTTCTACACGGCCATGATCTTCATGTACGTCCGGCCCCAGGCCATTGATTCCCGGAGCTCCAACAAGCTCATCTCTGCTGTTTACACTGTCCTCACCCCAATCATCAACCCCTTGATCTACTGTCTGAGGAACAAAGAGTTCAAGGGTGCCTTTAAAAGACTCTGGTCTTAG
- the LOC138074260 gene encoding LOW QUALITY PROTEIN: olfactory receptor 6B2-like (The sequence of the model RefSeq protein was modified relative to this genomic sequence to represent the inferred CDS: substituted 1 base at 1 genomic stop codon) translates to MRGENVTQASAFILVGFPAAPRLQHLLFLLFLLTYLFVLVESLAIILTVWGSPSLHRPMYYFLGSVSFLELWYVCDIIPKMLDGFLLQRRRISFVGCMAQLYFFSSLVCTECVRLASMAYDRYVAICHPLRYQAIMTTGLCVQLVAFSFMSGFTVSVIKVYFISGATFCGSNVLNHFFXDISPILRLACMDYSTAELVDFVLAFLILVLLLGATVLSYGHVTLAMLRMPSATGRWRAFSTCASHLTVVTIFYTALLFTYVRPQAIDSRSSNKLISAVYTVLTPIINPLIYCLRNKEFKGAVKMALGFGRASL, encoded by the coding sequence ATGAGGGGGGAGAATGTGACGCAGGCCAGCGCCTTCATCCTGGTGGGCTTCCCCGCAGCTCCCCGGCTGCAGCAcctgctcttcctcctcttcctgctcaCCTACCTCTTCGTGCTGGTGGAGAGCCTGGCCATCATCCTCACCGTCTGGGGCAGCCCCTCCCTCCACAGGCCCATGTACTACTTTCTGGGCTCCGTGTCTTTCTTGGAGCTCTGGTACGTGTGTGACATCATCCCCAAGATGCTGGACGGCTTCCTCCTGCAGAGGAGGCGCATCTCCTTCGTGGGCTGCATGGCCCAGCTCTACTTCTTCAGCTCCCTGGTGTGCACCGAGTGTGTGCGCCTGGCCTCCATGGCCTACgaccgctacgtggccatctgcCACCCTCTGCGCTACCAAGCCATCATGACCACGGGGCTGTGTGTCCAGTTGGTGGCCTTCTCCTTCATGAGTGGCTTCACCGTCTCCGTGATCAAGGTCTACTTTATCTCCGGCGCCACGTTCTGTGGTTCCAACGTCCTGAACCACTTCTTCTGAGACATCTCCCCCATCCTCAGACTGGCCTGCATGGACTACTCGACCGCAGAGCTGGTCGACTTCGTCCTGGCCTTCCTCATCCTGGTGCTCCTGCTCGGGGCCACTGTGCTGTCCTACGGGCACGTCACCCTGGCCATGCTGCGCATGCCCTCGGCCACGGGCCGCTGGAGAGCCTTCTCCACCTGCGCGTCTCACCTCACCGTGGTCACCATCTTCTACACGGCCTTGCTTTTCACGTACGTCCGGCCCCAGGCCATTGATTCCCGGAGCTCCAACAAGCTCATCTCTGCTGTTTACACTGTCCTCACCCCAATCATCAACCCCTTGATCTACTGTCTGAGGAACAAAGAGTTCAAGGGCGCCGTGAAAATGGCCCTGGGCTTTGGTCGAGCTTCACTGTAG
- the NDUFA10 gene encoding NADH dehydrogenase [ubiquinone] 1 alpha subcomplex subunit 10, mitochondrial isoform X2, giving the protein MALRFLRLVPASAASRGLAAVAPRVGGIHTSVQRKLQYGPLAFILGEKTTKKMTENSKLITVDGNICSGKSKLAKEVAEKLGLKHFPEAGIHYADSTTGDGKSLPVQFSGNCSLEKFYDDPKSNDGNSYRLQAWLYASRLLQYADALEHLLSTGQGVVLERSIYSDFVFLEAMYRQGFIRKQCVDHYNQVKKVTICEYLPPHVVIYVDVPVPEVQSRIQKKGNPHEMKTTCAYLQDIEDAYKGTFLPEMSEKCEVLQYSAWEAQDAEKVVEDIQYLKYNKGPWLDQDDRKLHNLRMLCQAASTAPGTTRMWGTSGSG; this is encoded by the exons ATGGCCTTGAGGTTCCTGAGACTTGTCCCCGCGTCCGCGGCTTCGCGGGGCCTCGCGGCGGTCGCCCCGCGCGTG GGAGGAATTCATACAAGTGTCCAGCGCAAGCTGCAGTATGGCCCGTTGGCATTCATACTTGgtgaaaaaacaaccaaaaagatgacagaaaacagcaaactgATAACTGTAGATGGCAACATATGTTCTGGAAAAAGCAAGCTTGCCAAAGAAGTAGCAGAGAAACTAG GCCTGAAGCACTTTCCCGAGGCGGGGATCCACTATGCGGACAGCACCACGGGGGACGGGAAGTCCCTGCCTGTGCAGTTCAGTGGCAACTGCAGTTTGGAGAAGTTTTACGACGACCCGAAAAGCAACGATGGCAACAGCTACCGCCTGCAGGCCTGGCTGTACGCCAGCCGCCTGCTGCAGTACGCGGATGCCCTGGAGCACCTGCTGAGCACAG GACAGGGGGTGGTGTTGGAGCGCTCCATCTACAGTGACTTCGTCTTCCTGGAGGCGATGTACCGACAAGGCTTCATCCGGAAGCAGT GTGTGGACCACTACAACCAGGTGAAGAAGGTCACCATCTGTGAGTACCTGCCCCCCCATGTGGTCATCTACGTGGACGTGCCGGTCCCCGAGGTGCAGAGCCGGATCCAGAAGAAGGGAAAC CCACACGAGATGAAGACCACCTGCGCCTACCTTCAGGACATCGAGGATGCCTATAAGGGGACCTTCCTGCCCGAGATGAG TGAGAAATGTGAGGTTTTACAGTACAGTGCATGGGAAGCGCAAGACGCAGAAAAG GTAGTCGAGGATATTCAGTACCTGAAGTACAACAAAGGCCCATGGCTGGATCAGGACGACCGCAAGTTGCACAACCTGAGGATGCT